Proteins from a single region of Sphingomonas morindae:
- a CDS encoding ComF family protein: MPASPRAGETGGVSLRRLSRTLLAALIGYALPPRCPGCGTVVLGDHLFCAACWRLLDFVPEDCAADLLASAGARLDSARALLFYAGAARTVVLRLKQGRPALARTMARLMRGLLQDCPPDALLVAVPLHRARLWRRGYNQALLLARALARGRPHACPPDLLVRRRATPLLRGLGRAARRAAVAEAFVVPPHRRPMLAGRAVVLIDDVVTSGATAGACAAALRAAGAQAVHLRCWARTPPPGASA, encoded by the coding sequence TTGCCCGCATCGCCGCGCGCGGGCGAGACCGGCGGCGTGTCGCTCCGCCGCCTGTCCCGCACCCTGCTTGCCGCGCTGATCGGCTATGCCTTGCCGCCACGCTGCCCGGGCTGCGGCACGGTGGTGCTGGGCGATCATCTGTTCTGCGCCGCATGCTGGCGGCTGCTCGATTTTGTGCCCGAGGATTGCGCCGCCGACCTTCTGGCCAGCGCCGGGGCGCGGCTGGACAGCGCGCGGGCGCTGCTCTTCTATGCGGGCGCGGCGCGCACCGTGGTGCTGCGGCTCAAGCAGGGCCGGCCGGCGCTGGCGCGCACCATGGCGCGGCTGATGCGCGGCCTCCTGCAGGATTGCCCGCCCGACGCGCTGCTGGTGGCGGTGCCGCTGCATCGCGCGCGGCTATGGCGTCGCGGCTATAATCAGGCGCTGCTCCTCGCCCGCGCGCTGGCGCGGGGCCGGCCTCATGCCTGCCCGCCCGATCTGCTGGTGCGGCGCCGCGCCACGCCGCTGCTGCGCGGGCTCGGCCGCGCCGCACGCCGCGCGGCTGTGGCCGAGGCCTTTGTCGTGCCGCCGCATCGTCGGCCGATGCTGGCGGGCCGCGCGGTGGTGCTGATCGACGATGTCGTCACCAGCGGCGCGACGGCGGGGGCCTGCGCGGCGGCGCTGCGCGCGGCCGGCGCGCAAGCGGTGCATCTGCGCTGCTGGGCGCGGACGCCGCCGCCGGGCGCCTCCGCTTGA
- the folE gene encoding GTP cyclohydrolase I FolE — MTREPEDGDLVASPPKLPVPEDVAEAIRTLIRWAGDDPGREGLVDTPQRVARAWREYCAGYGEDPGHHLSRTFEEVGGYDSLVLLKDIPFQSHCEHHMAPIIGKASIAYLPRDRVVGISKLARVLHGFARRLQVQERLTAEVADCIWSHLRPLGVAVVIEASHACMTARGVRTPGVAMTTSRVMGCFRDDERSRREVFSLMGY, encoded by the coding sequence ATGACGCGCGAACCCGAAGACGGCGATCTCGTCGCCAGCCCCCCCAAGCTGCCCGTGCCCGAGGATGTGGCCGAGGCGATCCGCACGCTCATCCGCTGGGCGGGGGATGATCCCGGCCGCGAGGGGCTGGTCGATACGCCGCAGCGTGTCGCGCGCGCCTGGCGCGAATATTGCGCCGGCTATGGCGAGGATCCGGGCCATCATCTCAGCCGCACCTTCGAGGAGGTGGGCGGCTATGATTCGCTGGTGCTGCTGAAGGATATTCCCTTCCAGTCGCATTGCGAACATCATATGGCGCCGATCATCGGCAAGGCGTCGATCGCCTATCTGCCGCGCGACCGCGTCGTCGGCATCTCCAAGCTCGCGCGCGTGCTGCACGGCTTCGCGCGGCGGCTGCAGGTGCAGGAGCGGCTTACCGCCGAGGTGGCCGATTGCATCTGGTCGCATCTCCGTCCGCTGGGCGTAGCGGTGGTGATCGAGGCGAGCCACGCCTGCATGACCGCGCGCGGCGTCCGCACTCCCGGCGTGGCGATGACGACCAGCCGCGTGATGGGCTGTTTCCGCGATGACGAGCGCAGCCGCCGCGAGGTGTTCAGCCTGATGGGCTATTGA
- a CDS encoding DUF1178 family protein: MIVFDLACANGHVFEAWFASQDDYAAQQARGLVVCPMCEDRRVEKAPMAPRLARTRAPVPQAREGGAPAPEREAALRALAALQARMLAGSEHVGARFAEEARAMHEGEAESRAIHGQATLGEARALVADGIDILPLPLPVRGSGRDN; this comes from the coding sequence ATGATCGTGTTCGATCTCGCCTGCGCCAACGGCCATGTGTTCGAGGCCTGGTTCGCCAGCCAGGACGACTATGCCGCGCAACAGGCGCGTGGCCTGGTGGTCTGTCCGATGTGCGAGGATCGGCGCGTGGAAAAGGCGCCGATGGCGCCGCGCCTGGCGCGGACGCGCGCACCCGTTCCACAGGCGCGGGAAGGCGGCGCCCCGGCGCCCGAGCGCGAGGCGGCGCTGCGCGCGCTCGCGGCGCTCCAGGCGCGGATGCTGGCGGGTTCGGAACATGTCGGCGCGCGCTTCGCCGAGGAAGCGCGGGCGATGCACGAGGGCGAGGCCGAAAGCCGCGCCATCCATGGCCAGGCGACGCTCGGCGAGGCGCGGGCGCTGGTGGCGGACGGCATCGACATCCTGCCGCTGCCGCTGCCGGTCCGCGGCTCCGGCCGCGACAATTAG
- the grxC gene encoding glutaredoxin 3, which produces MAKVEIYTKMGCPYCVRALRLLAQKGVEPIEYDITMGGPKRAEMLARKPDAMTVPQIFIDDRAIGGSDDLAALDRAGGLDPLLAG; this is translated from the coding sequence GTGGCCAAGGTCGAGATCTACACCAAGATGGGATGCCCCTATTGCGTGCGGGCGCTGCGGCTGCTCGCCCAGAAGGGCGTCGAGCCGATCGAATACGACATCACCATGGGCGGCCCCAAGCGCGCCGAGATGCTGGCGCGCAAGCCGGATGCGATGACGGTGCCGCAAATCTTCATCGACGATCGCGCGATCGGCGGATCGGACGATCTCGCCGCGCTCGACCGCGCCGGCGGGCTCGATCCGCTGCTCGCCGGCTGA
- a CDS encoding carbon-nitrogen hydrolase family protein, producing MRVALLQMTSGIDPAANQRTLVAAMEAAAAGGAAMLFTPEMTGLIDRDRTRAGPRITDEARDPVLAAARATAARLGLWLHLGSLALRDPDAAGLCVNRGFVIDGTGAIRARYDKLHLFDVELPNGESWRESAAYAPGEAALVVDTPAGALGPTICYDLRFPDLYRALSDAGATVLAVPAAFTVPTGAAHWHVLLRARAIEAGAFVIAAAQTGRHDDGRETYGHSLVVDPWGEILLDMGATPGLAFVEIDPARVTAARQRIPVLAHRRAIPTVRRIGP from the coding sequence ATGCGCGTCGCCCTTCTCCAGATGACGAGCGGCATCGATCCCGCCGCGAATCAGCGGACGCTCGTCGCGGCGATGGAGGCGGCGGCGGCCGGCGGGGCGGCGATGCTCTTCACCCCGGAGATGACCGGGCTGATCGATCGCGATCGCACGCGCGCCGGTCCGCGCATCACCGATGAAGCGCGCGATCCGGTGCTTGCCGCCGCCCGCGCGACGGCGGCGCGGCTCGGCCTGTGGCTGCATCTCGGATCGCTGGCGCTGCGCGATCCCGACGCGGCGGGTCTGTGCGTCAATCGCGGCTTCGTGATCGACGGGACGGGCGCGATCCGCGCCCGCTACGACAAGCTCCACCTGTTCGACGTGGAACTGCCGAACGGCGAAAGCTGGCGCGAATCGGCCGCCTACGCGCCGGGCGAGGCGGCGCTGGTGGTCGATACGCCGGCGGGCGCGCTCGGCCCGACCATCTGCTACGATCTCCGCTTCCCCGATCTCTATCGCGCGCTCTCCGATGCCGGTGCGACCGTGCTCGCGGTGCCGGCCGCCTTCACCGTGCCGACCGGCGCCGCGCATTGGCATGTGCTGCTCCGTGCCCGCGCGATCGAGGCTGGCGCCTTCGTGATCGCAGCGGCGCAGACCGGGCGCCATGACGATGGCCGCGAGACCTACGGCCATTCGCTGGTGGTCGATCCCTGGGGCGAGATCCTGCTCGATATGGGAGCGACGCCGGGCCTCGCCTTTGTCGAGATCGATCCCGCGCGAGTGACGGCGGCGCGGCAGCGGATACCGGTGCTCGCGCATCGCCGCGCCATTCCCACGGTGCGGCGGATCGGACCATGA
- the wrbA gene encoding NAD(P)H:quinone oxidoreductase: protein MAKILVLYHSAYGHVEQLAEAVAEGARETGAEVAIRRVPETVPEEVARAAHYKLDQAAPVATVDELEQYDAIIIGTGTRYGRIASQMAAFLDQTGGLWARGALNGKVGSAFVSTASQHGGQETTLFSVITNLLHFGMVVVGLPYSFQGQMGHDEVKGGSPYGATTIAGGDGARQPSTTELEGARFQGRLVAETARKLHG from the coding sequence GTGGCGAAGATTCTGGTCCTCTATCATTCGGCCTATGGGCATGTGGAGCAGCTCGCCGAGGCGGTGGCCGAGGGTGCGCGCGAAACCGGCGCCGAGGTGGCGATCCGCCGCGTTCCCGAGACCGTGCCCGAGGAGGTGGCGCGCGCCGCCCATTACAAGCTCGACCAGGCGGCCCCCGTCGCCACCGTGGACGAGCTTGAGCAGTATGATGCGATCATCATCGGCACCGGCACGCGCTATGGGCGGATCGCCAGCCAGATGGCCGCCTTTCTCGATCAGACCGGCGGACTGTGGGCGCGCGGCGCGCTGAACGGCAAGGTCGGCTCGGCCTTCGTCTCGACCGCCAGCCAGCATGGCGGGCAGGAGACGACGCTCTTCTCCGTCATCACCAATCTGCTGCATTTCGGCATGGTGGTGGTGGGCCTGCCCTACAGCTTCCAGGGCCAGATGGGGCATGACGAGGTGAAGGGCGGCTCGCCCTATGGCGCCACCACCATCGCCGGCGGCGATGGCGCGCGCCAGCCGAGCACGACCGAGCTGGAGGGTGCCCGCTTCCAGGGCCGGCTGGTCGCCGAAACCGCGCGCAAGCTGCACGGCTGA
- a CDS encoding TadE/TadG family type IV pilus assembly protein — MDRVSPPVPLGARLLRRARRFGRAEGGSALLEFAFVAPALIALILAVLELALVFFAQQALETGVEAAARTLVTGSAQAADISGAAAGMSKAQLQERFRQQACAALPSFLSCANLMVDVQSASSFSQISTGAPTISYDANGAVTNNWSYDTGGAGSIVMLRLMYIWPVPLGPLGLNFSNAGDGKRLLIATSVAKSEAYS, encoded by the coding sequence ATGGATCGCGTTTCGCCCCCTGTTCCGCTCGGTGCGCGCCTGCTGCGGCGGGCGCGTCGCTTCGGCCGTGCCGAAGGCGGATCGGCGCTGCTCGAATTCGCCTTCGTCGCACCCGCGCTGATCGCCCTCATCCTCGCCGTTCTCGAACTCGCGCTGGTCTTCTTCGCGCAGCAGGCGCTCGAAACGGGCGTGGAGGCGGCGGCGCGCACGCTCGTCACCGGATCCGCCCAGGCGGCCGACATCAGCGGCGCGGCGGCCGGCATGAGCAAGGCCCAGCTGCAGGAGCGGTTCCGCCAGCAGGCCTGCGCGGCGCTGCCCTCCTTCCTGTCCTGCGCCAATCTGATGGTGGATGTGCAGAGCGCCAGCTCCTTCTCGCAGATCAGCACCGGCGCGCCGACGATCAGCTACGATGCCAATGGCGCGGTCACCAACAACTGGAGCTACGATACCGGCGGCGCCGGCTCGATCGTGATGCTGCGGCTCATGTATATCTGGCCCGTGCCGCTCGGACCGCTGGGCCTCAACTTCAGCAATGCGGGCGATGGCAAGCGCCTGTTGATCGCCACCTCGGTGGCCAAATCGGAGGCCTATTCGTGA
- a CDS encoding TadE/TadG family type IV pilus assembly protein codes for MRRGLLARLARAERGTALIEFTIVVPVMLILYVASVQVADAIACSRKVTITTRAVADLMAQNTSGTTSKAEIQGMLAASTQVMAPFATSSAFIRLSEVTTDNQGVSRVVWSQAMNGAPLAANAVYPLPTAMKIPGVYLLLAEVNYSYKPSVDFGFMTSKTLSDSIYMVPRNTNNITCSDC; via the coding sequence GTGAGGCGCGGCCTGCTCGCGCGCCTGGCGCGTGCCGAGCGCGGCACGGCGCTGATCGAGTTCACGATCGTCGTGCCGGTCATGCTGATCCTCTATGTCGCCTCGGTGCAGGTGGCGGACGCGATCGCGTGCAGCCGCAAGGTGACGATCACCACCCGCGCGGTGGCCGATCTGATGGCGCAGAACACCAGCGGCACCACCAGCAAGGCCGAGATCCAGGGCATGCTCGCCGCCTCCACCCAGGTCATGGCCCCTTTCGCCACGAGCAGCGCCTTCATCCGCCTGTCCGAGGTGACGACGGACAATCAGGGCGTCAGCCGCGTGGTGTGGAGCCAGGCGATGAACGGCGCGCCGCTGGCCGCCAACGCCGTCTACCCCCTCCCCACGGCCATGAAGATCCCGGGCGTTTACCTGCTGCTGGCCGAAGTCAATTATAGCTACAAGCCGTCGGTGGACTTCGGCTTCATGACATCCAAGACGCTGTCGGACTCGATCTACATGGTCCCGCGCAACACCAACAACATCACTTGCTCCGATTGCTGA
- a CDS encoding TadE/TadG family type IV pilus assembly protein: protein MFRRLLARAARSDRGNVLMITGFSLLPLTFAAGMGIDYARAMKAQTKLNAIADAAALTAVSKPAMAITDDLAGATALQMFSLQASALVAAKTVTITSLNASAVTDNNGKRTAVVSYTADSPNSFAGILGSPVLHIRGTSTTTNALAPDIDFYMLLDVSASMALPTTTAGLSQVAASNSKKCEFACHSQNDTKGTAKDGSTTDLYGVAKSYGLTLRIDEEGTATSKLTADAQSTASKNGATYQMAIATFRGAGGFSVLQPLTPDLNTAATKTTGLTPFNYYKNSCPTSACKSSEIGYNDQDTGSSDAFDQMNALIPTPSTGVKGNRPQAVMFVVTDGMRDEQRPGGRPEVAFDTNKCATLKQRGIRIAILYTEYLPESMTGDSWSQTNVAPYLYKVEPALQACASPGLYTKVSTNDDIYTALDNLFQSAVATARITN, encoded by the coding sequence ATGTTTCGGCGACTCCTCGCGCGCGCTGCCCGGTCGGATCGTGGCAATGTGCTGATGATCACGGGCTTCTCGCTGCTGCCGCTGACCTTCGCGGCCGGCATGGGGATCGATTACGCGCGCGCCATGAAGGCGCAGACCAAGCTCAACGCGATCGCCGACGCCGCCGCGCTGACCGCGGTGAGCAAGCCCGCCATGGCGATCACCGACGATCTCGCGGGCGCCACCGCGCTCCAGATGTTCAGCCTCCAGGCGTCCGCGCTCGTCGCCGCCAAGACGGTGACGATCACCTCGCTCAACGCCAGCGCCGTCACCGACAATAATGGCAAGCGCACCGCCGTCGTCAGCTACACCGCCGATTCGCCCAACAGCTTCGCGGGCATTCTCGGCAGCCCGGTGCTGCATATCCGCGGCACCTCGACGACGACCAACGCGCTCGCCCCCGACATCGATTTCTACATGCTGCTCGACGTGTCGGCGTCGATGGCGCTGCCCACCACCACCGCCGGCCTGTCGCAAGTCGCCGCGAGCAACAGCAAGAAGTGCGAATTCGCCTGCCACTCGCAGAACGACACCAAGGGCACGGCCAAGGATGGCAGCACCACCGATCTCTACGGCGTCGCCAAATCCTATGGGCTGACGCTGCGGATCGACGAGGAGGGCACCGCCACCTCCAAGCTCACCGCCGACGCGCAGAGCACCGCCAGCAAGAACGGCGCGACCTACCAGATGGCGATCGCCACCTTCCGCGGCGCCGGCGGCTTCTCGGTGCTGCAGCCGCTGACCCCGGACCTGAACACCGCCGCCACCAAGACGACCGGCCTCACGCCCTTCAACTATTACAAGAACAGCTGCCCGACCTCGGCCTGCAAATCGTCCGAGATCGGCTATAACGATCAGGATACGGGCAGCAGCGACGCCTTCGACCAGATGAACGCGCTGATCCCCACCCCCAGCACCGGCGTGAAAGGCAACCGGCCTCAGGCGGTGATGTTCGTCGTGACCGACGGAATGCGCGACGAGCAGCGGCCCGGCGGCCGCCCCGAAGTGGCGTTCGACACCAACAAATGCGCGACGCTGAAGCAGCGCGGCATCCGCATCGCCATCCTCTATACCGAATATCTGCCCGAATCGATGACGGGCGACAGCTGGTCGCAGACCAATGTCGCGCCCTATCTCTACAAGGTCGAGCCCGCGCTCCAGGCCTGCGCCTCGCCCGGCCTCTACACCAAGGTCTCGACCAACGACGACATCTACACCGCGCTCGACAATCTCTTCCAGTCCGCCGTGGCGACCGCGCGCATCACCAACTGA